In Streptomyces sp. NBC_00448, the following are encoded in one genomic region:
- the drmC gene encoding DISARM system phospholipase D-like protein DrmC, whose protein sequence is MSGPSTAANAPRLLGRLLTGTEAKDVADRLADGDTLTTALKVVASGRRAEARQLLEAMGHGSTARGQHVLVLRAIEGARALPSTLSPLWTMPGHLAQSGPLTTSVPRIVDSARHAITCSTFNFQRSSTLWTSLRSASQRDSVAVRVYLDARAADNNSHHWSPSTSEVAAHLAPAEVWRTKEFDGGYVRNHAKFLAIDHRLLLVTSANFSWSAENNNVEFGILIDNPSLTEAVERELREVEGILYEEVH, encoded by the coding sequence ATGAGCGGACCTTCGACCGCCGCGAACGCGCCGCGGCTACTCGGCCGGCTCCTCACCGGCACCGAGGCCAAGGACGTCGCCGATCGCCTGGCAGACGGCGACACCTTGACCACGGCCCTCAAGGTCGTTGCCTCCGGTCGCAGGGCAGAGGCTCGACAACTCCTGGAGGCCATGGGGCACGGCTCCACGGCGAGGGGCCAGCACGTGCTCGTCCTGCGCGCGATCGAGGGCGCACGGGCACTCCCCAGCACGCTGTCCCCCCTTTGGACGATGCCGGGCCATCTCGCCCAGAGCGGCCCGCTCACCACGTCCGTACCCCGCATAGTGGACAGCGCTCGCCACGCGATCACCTGCTCCACCTTCAACTTCCAGCGCAGCTCGACTCTCTGGACCTCCCTCCGATCGGCGTCCCAGCGCGATTCCGTCGCCGTCCGCGTCTACCTCGACGCACGCGCAGCCGACAACAACAGCCACCACTGGTCCCCGTCCACCTCCGAGGTGGCCGCGCACCTTGCTCCGGCCGAGGTGTGGCGGACGAAGGAGTTCGACGGCGGCTACGTCCGCAACCACGCCAAGTTCTTGGCGATCGACCATCGTCTCCTGCTGGTCACCAGCGCAAACTTCTCCTGGAGCGCTGAGAACAACAACGTCGAGTTCGGCATTCTCATCGACAACCCGAGCCTCACCGAGGCTGTTGAACGGGAGTTGCGTGAGGTCGAAGGGATCCTTTATGAGGAGGTCCACTAA
- a CDS encoding DUF1998 domain-containing protein, with product MSDETRYVYDVAHAVDPLGDLEEEAEKATKHNRAKVGSARPSSLLYTYGPGAIMDLPQFTIMPTGLDEWDRIWSRRESAPPQIHAPRLRDVVRLMLRSPDVQLRPYPWQPKKHSRSTEGNDLGVPARVFPQWLRCTGCDMLGLVTQFDYRNTHPFRTDLAVFEHAKCTGRAGAGGRKPMRRTAIPARYLLACVDGHLDEFPYDLWVHHGQPCAQAELPALKMVDRTAGKGASALIRCASCDMRRPMNEAQGEAGRAKLPRCRGRHPHLDAFEPKGCGNETRLMLVGASNLWFPATHSIIVMPESKEEKESDLADRVRTSLGDKLAKYRNSLDMVRDLLGMPGGVDVTGLTDHDLEQVLQAASAPTDTPEEQERRLRDWDPVDLLVPEWNYLLRDIIGLGVEDPTSGLALATRARGESLPAEITRVLAVERLRKVNALVGFTRIDDMERAGDLPRRLVPLTRTPRPAWTVATEDRGEGIFLQLDEGAVAAWEKRVENNALWTMHREAHDRNFERRFSETAGKIKPSSRLKPPRYWLVHTLAHVLIRELALTCGYSAASLSERLYAWPADGDRPPAAGLLICTTASDSDGTLGGLVQLSEPQRLEGVVANALRKAARCSSDPICAKRAPQDPEDFLHGAACHCCVMASETSCERANRFLDRRFLLDLPGSTLGFFQAAE from the coding sequence GTGAGCGACGAGACGCGTTATGTCTACGACGTCGCCCACGCCGTCGATCCGCTGGGCGATCTGGAAGAGGAAGCGGAGAAGGCGACCAAGCACAACCGTGCCAAGGTCGGCTCGGCCCGCCCCTCGTCTCTCCTCTACACCTACGGCCCCGGCGCGATCATGGACCTTCCGCAGTTCACGATCATGCCCACCGGCCTCGACGAGTGGGACCGCATCTGGAGCCGCCGCGAGTCCGCGCCGCCACAGATCCACGCCCCGCGCCTGCGCGACGTGGTGCGACTGATGCTGCGGTCGCCGGACGTGCAGTTGCGGCCGTATCCCTGGCAGCCGAAGAAACACAGCCGCTCCACGGAAGGCAACGACCTGGGAGTCCCCGCGCGGGTCTTCCCGCAGTGGTTGCGGTGCACAGGCTGCGACATGCTCGGACTGGTCACGCAGTTCGACTACCGCAATACACACCCGTTCCGAACCGACCTAGCCGTCTTCGAGCACGCCAAATGCACGGGCCGCGCAGGCGCCGGCGGGCGCAAACCCATGCGGCGTACCGCCATCCCGGCACGGTATCTGCTGGCCTGCGTCGACGGGCACCTGGACGAGTTCCCCTACGACCTGTGGGTGCACCACGGGCAGCCCTGCGCGCAGGCGGAACTGCCCGCCCTGAAGATGGTCGACCGGACCGCCGGCAAGGGCGCCTCAGCCCTGATCCGCTGCGCTTCGTGTGACATGCGGCGGCCGATGAACGAGGCCCAGGGCGAGGCCGGAAGGGCGAAGCTCCCCCGCTGCCGCGGCCGCCATCCGCACCTGGACGCCTTCGAGCCCAAGGGCTGCGGGAACGAGACCAGGCTGATGCTCGTCGGCGCCTCCAACCTGTGGTTCCCGGCCACGCACTCGATCATCGTGATGCCGGAGTCGAAGGAGGAGAAGGAGAGCGACCTGGCCGACCGGGTCCGGACGTCCCTCGGGGACAAGCTCGCGAAGTACCGGAACAGCCTGGACATGGTCAGGGACCTGCTCGGGATGCCCGGCGGCGTCGATGTCACCGGTTTGACCGACCACGACCTGGAGCAGGTCCTCCAGGCGGCCTCAGCGCCCACCGACACCCCGGAGGAGCAGGAGCGGAGGCTTCGGGACTGGGACCCAGTGGACCTCCTCGTCCCCGAATGGAACTACCTGCTACGTGACATCATCGGCCTCGGAGTGGAGGACCCCACAAGCGGCCTCGCCCTCGCCACCCGGGCGCGGGGTGAGTCCCTGCCGGCGGAGATCACCCGTGTACTCGCGGTCGAGCGCCTCCGCAAGGTCAACGCCCTCGTCGGCTTCACGCGTATCGACGACATGGAGCGCGCCGGTGACCTGCCGCGCCGCCTGGTGCCGCTCACCCGCACACCCAGGCCGGCCTGGACCGTGGCCACCGAGGACCGGGGCGAGGGGATCTTCCTCCAGCTCGACGAGGGCGCGGTCGCGGCCTGGGAGAAGCGCGTCGAGAACAACGCCCTGTGGACGATGCACCGCGAAGCGCACGACAGGAACTTCGAGCGCCGCTTCTCCGAGACCGCGGGCAAGATCAAGCCCAGCAGCCGCCTCAAGCCACCGCGTTACTGGCTCGTGCACACCCTTGCCCACGTCCTCATCCGCGAACTCGCTCTGACCTGCGGCTATTCGGCCGCAAGCCTCAGCGAACGGCTCTACGCCTGGCCTGCCGACGGGGACCGCCCCCCCGCCGCCGGCCTGCTCATCTGCACCACGGCCTCCGACAGCGACGGCACCCTCGGCGGCCTCGTCCAGCTCAGCGAACCGCAGCGCCTGGAGGGCGTCGTCGCCAATGCGCTCCGCAAGGCCGCGCGTTGCTCGTCCGACCCGATCTGCGCCAAGCGCGCCCCGCAGGACCCCGAGGATTTCCTGCACGGCGCCGCCTGCCACTGCTGCGTCATGGCATCGGAGACCTCCTGCGAACGCGCCAACCGCTTCCTCGACCGCCGCTTCCTCCTGGACCTGCCCGGCAGCACCCTCGGCTTCTTCCAGGCCGCTGAATGA
- the drmA gene encoding DISARM system helicase DrmA, producing the protein MTTPRRDGAQTGGAAEAPAYRLAVEPDGRSWTARENLVDILERELLGPANGPEEILEGVPDAAYLVGRIAPVRLTAGHDDPGEAGSDDAATDVGDAVDAAESRGVPLTAVDDSSASSDEDAVEDQPQKRGLMIPASMGLRCQIPDDLDEFTVTATWGTYESIREKHGEGQAADESAAPPPAQRRYQRVPHAVIKTIRPADLATSCTTEIVLHDKVLLRVDRYDDPERGCRLIEVALCNDRETPRKIPVEAWLYQTKLTISAAGAEVFLPVNDALLDTRWEPDDELRRLRLQYRDRLEFAHGRTCSVDWAVAEGARRATEVWTIWLPVSETPQTAAEEIGAALLDMRALQTASIGELRSGLEPIVTGYAAWLDGEEQRAGALPEHLRSEAMEAVGDARSVQQQLEAGLAHLLADEEALRCFRFMNRVMADQRVQSQVAERRAGRPEESIDDARDAILAEKGALAHSWRTFQLAFVLMQLPLLSDPAAERRSADLATAQLLFFPTGGGKTEAYLGLAAYTFAIRRRQGVVDAFAGPLDGRSGVAVLMRYTLRLLTAQQFQRATTLVCAAELARREDEATWGEEPFRIGLWVGTDVSPKRYEEAAEQLQKVHGGRGYRLTVLQIQRCPWCGTRVEARDVRTEPTYRRVYVYCGDELADCPFADGGEVPDGLPVLTVDEEIYRLAPAFVIATVDKFARLAREGEAASLFGHVSRRCDRHGFVHPDYQHCDIKDGNKHPKKDGWPAAPVHPAMRLRPPDLVIQDELHLITGALGTTVGLFEVAIDVMTDWKTKDGRPVRPLLVASTATARNASEQVKALYGRDVRIFPPQVLDAGSTFFSKEIPVSEAHPGRRYIGVSTTGVRLTTAEIRVAEVLMASGQLLLDRCGSAADPYMTLVGYFSATRELAGMARYMSDDIQTALTKGRPWSRLPRRTGTDYGSLHVAELTSRVASADITATLDQMALPFDPGFDSTAGRRNRRALREAKKPEPTRETNPYDVVLATSMLQVGVDVTRLGLMLVVGQPKNTAEYIQASSRVGRLADKPGLVLALGNWARPRDLAHFEQFRHYHETFYAQVEALSVTPFSVTSLERGLDGVLVSAARVLQATKAGRGLSPENGAGWIEAEQHFAGELIEALVRRTHSAGGEDAANRARLRLENRLDQWVKRRKQLMEDRKALVYERVLDDGLHDALMMSAENAKAGIVTRDAPPFVVANSMREVQPEINLLVSPIKERLVYRAPDNAPQWTMQEDDS; encoded by the coding sequence GTGACCACCCCCCGGCGCGATGGCGCCCAGACCGGCGGCGCAGCCGAGGCGCCGGCCTACCGGCTTGCCGTCGAACCGGACGGGCGTTCCTGGACTGCTCGCGAGAACCTCGTTGACATCCTGGAGCGCGAGCTTCTCGGCCCGGCTAACGGGCCGGAGGAGATCCTCGAAGGCGTCCCCGATGCGGCTTACCTAGTCGGCAGGATCGCGCCCGTACGGCTGACCGCCGGGCACGACGATCCCGGCGAGGCAGGCTCGGACGACGCGGCCACCGACGTGGGCGACGCCGTGGATGCCGCGGAGAGCCGGGGCGTGCCGCTCACCGCCGTCGACGACAGCAGCGCCAGCTCGGATGAGGACGCAGTCGAGGACCAGCCGCAGAAGCGCGGGCTGATGATCCCGGCGTCGATGGGGCTGCGCTGCCAAATCCCCGACGACCTGGACGAGTTCACCGTGACCGCCACGTGGGGCACGTACGAGTCCATCAGGGAGAAGCACGGCGAAGGCCAGGCAGCGGACGAGAGCGCGGCGCCACCCCCGGCCCAGCGACGCTACCAGCGTGTTCCGCACGCCGTCATCAAGACCATCAGGCCTGCCGACCTGGCCACGTCCTGCACGACCGAGATCGTGCTCCACGACAAGGTCCTGCTGCGGGTGGACCGTTATGACGACCCCGAGCGCGGCTGCCGCCTCATCGAGGTGGCGCTCTGCAACGACCGGGAGACCCCGCGGAAGATCCCGGTGGAGGCGTGGCTCTACCAGACCAAGCTCACCATCTCGGCCGCCGGCGCGGAGGTGTTCCTGCCCGTCAATGACGCGCTGCTGGACACCCGCTGGGAGCCGGATGACGAACTGCGCCGGCTACGGCTCCAGTACCGCGACCGCCTGGAGTTCGCGCACGGGCGTACATGCTCGGTGGACTGGGCGGTAGCCGAGGGCGCACGGCGGGCCACCGAGGTGTGGACGATATGGCTCCCGGTCAGCGAGACGCCGCAGACGGCCGCCGAGGAGATCGGCGCCGCCCTACTGGACATGCGCGCACTGCAGACCGCCTCGATCGGAGAGCTGCGCAGTGGCCTTGAACCGATCGTCACCGGATACGCGGCCTGGCTCGACGGCGAGGAGCAGCGGGCCGGCGCCCTTCCGGAACATCTGCGGTCCGAGGCCATGGAGGCGGTGGGCGACGCGCGAAGCGTGCAGCAGCAGCTCGAAGCCGGCCTGGCCCATCTCCTCGCCGACGAGGAGGCGTTGCGCTGCTTCCGGTTCATGAACCGGGTGATGGCTGACCAGCGTGTGCAGTCACAGGTCGCGGAGCGGAGGGCGGGCCGGCCGGAGGAGAGTATCGACGACGCCCGCGACGCGATCCTCGCGGAGAAGGGTGCGCTGGCGCATTCGTGGCGTACCTTCCAGCTCGCCTTCGTGCTCATGCAGTTGCCGCTGCTGTCCGACCCGGCCGCTGAGCGGCGTTCCGCGGACCTCGCCACGGCGCAGCTGCTGTTCTTCCCGACCGGCGGTGGCAAGACCGAGGCGTACCTGGGCCTTGCCGCCTACACGTTTGCGATCCGCCGCCGCCAGGGCGTCGTGGACGCCTTCGCCGGGCCGCTGGACGGGCGTTCCGGTGTCGCCGTCCTCATGCGGTACACGCTCCGGCTCCTCACCGCCCAGCAGTTCCAGCGCGCCACCACCCTGGTCTGCGCGGCGGAGCTGGCGCGACGCGAAGACGAGGCCACGTGGGGGGAGGAGCCCTTCCGAATCGGGCTGTGGGTCGGGACGGATGTGAGCCCGAAGCGGTACGAGGAGGCCGCCGAGCAGCTGCAGAAGGTCCACGGTGGCCGCGGCTACCGGCTCACCGTGCTCCAGATCCAGCGCTGCCCCTGGTGCGGCACCCGTGTCGAGGCCCGCGACGTGCGTACCGAGCCGACCTACCGCAGGGTCTACGTGTACTGCGGGGACGAGCTCGCCGACTGCCCGTTCGCCGACGGCGGCGAGGTACCGGACGGGCTGCCCGTACTCACCGTGGACGAGGAGATCTACCGGCTCGCACCGGCGTTCGTCATCGCCACCGTGGACAAGTTCGCCCGCCTCGCACGCGAGGGTGAGGCAGCTTCGCTCTTCGGGCATGTCTCGCGGCGCTGTGACCGGCACGGGTTCGTCCACCCCGACTACCAGCACTGCGACATCAAGGACGGCAACAAGCACCCGAAGAAGGACGGCTGGCCGGCGGCCCCCGTCCACCCGGCTATGCGGCTGCGGCCCCCGGACCTGGTCATCCAGGACGAGCTGCACCTGATCACCGGGGCGCTCGGCACGACCGTGGGCCTGTTCGAGGTGGCCATCGACGTGATGACCGACTGGAAGACGAAGGACGGGCGGCCGGTGCGCCCGCTGCTGGTCGCGTCTACAGCCACCGCCCGCAACGCGTCGGAGCAGGTGAAGGCGCTCTACGGCCGGGACGTCAGGATCTTCCCGCCGCAGGTCCTGGACGCGGGCAGCACCTTCTTCTCCAAGGAGATCCCGGTCTCCGAAGCGCATCCGGGCCGTCGCTACATCGGTGTCAGCACGACAGGGGTGCGCCTGACCACGGCGGAGATCCGGGTGGCTGAAGTACTCATGGCCAGTGGGCAGTTGCTACTCGACCGGTGCGGAAGCGCCGCCGACCCGTACATGACCCTGGTCGGGTACTTCTCCGCCACACGTGAGCTCGCCGGCATGGCCCGGTACATGAGCGACGACATCCAGACCGCGTTGACCAAGGGCCGCCCCTGGTCGAGGCTCCCGCGCCGCACGGGCACCGACTACGGGTCGCTGCACGTCGCCGAACTGACCTCGCGGGTGGCCAGCGCGGACATCACCGCGACCCTGGACCAGATGGCGCTTCCCTTCGACCCGGGCTTCGACTCCACAGCGGGCAGGCGGAACCGGCGAGCCCTGCGGGAGGCGAAGAAGCCGGAGCCGACGCGGGAGACCAATCCGTACGACGTGGTCCTCGCCACCTCCATGCTCCAGGTCGGCGTGGACGTGACCCGTCTCGGGCTGATGCTCGTCGTGGGGCAGCCGAAGAACACCGCGGAGTACATCCAGGCTTCCTCCCGCGTCGGCCGCCTTGCGGACAAGCCTGGGCTGGTCCTCGCCCTCGGGAACTGGGCGCGGCCCAGGGACCTCGCGCACTTCGAGCAGTTCCGCCACTACCACGAGACCTTCTACGCCCAGGTCGAAGCACTCTCCGTGACGCCGTTCTCGGTGACCTCACTGGAGCGTGGCCTGGACGGCGTGCTGGTAAGCGCCGCGCGAGTCCTCCAGGCGACGAAGGCCGGCCGGGGGCTCTCCCCGGAGAACGGGGCGGGGTGGATCGAGGCCGAGCAGCACTTCGCCGGCGAGCTCATCGAGGCTCTCGTACGGCGGACACACTCAGCAGGCGGAGAAGACGCGGCAAACCGGGCCCGCCTGCGGCTGGAGAACCGGCTCGACCAGTGGGTCAAGCGGCGCAAGCAACTGATGGAGGACCGCAAGGCACTGGTCTACGAGAGGGTGCTTGACGACGGCCTGCACGACGCGCTGATGATGAGCGCGGAGAATGCCAAAGCGGGCATCGTCACACGCGACGCCCCACCCTTCGTCGTGGCGAACTCGATGCGCGAGGTGCAACCGGAGATCAATCTCCTCGTAAGCCCGATCAAGGAACGACTGGTGTACCGAGCACCCGATAACGCCCCCCAGTGGACGATGCAGGAGGACGACTCGTGA